A single window of Leopardus geoffroyi isolate Oge1 chromosome D4, O.geoffroyi_Oge1_pat1.0, whole genome shotgun sequence DNA harbors:
- the LOC123593236 gene encoding 60S ribosomal protein L28-like, with protein sequence MSAHLQWVLVGNGSSFLIKWNEQIHNTEPTNLKAHSSFCYNGLIHCKTVGVGLEAEGKGIVVVTKHRTLQRKPATSNVLTTISKNAWAALSSIWPMIHKNSYGPDLCMPAIRRASAILCSQKPVTVKRKEGLPTKSS encoded by the coding sequence ATGTCTGCCCACCTGCAATGGGTGCTTGTGGGGAACGGCTCCAGCTTTCTGATCAAGTGGAACGAACAGATACACAACACTGAGCCCACTAACCTTAAAGCTCACAGCTCCTTCTGCTACAATGGGCTGATTCACTGCAAGACTGTGGGTGtggggctggaggcagagggcaAAGGTATAGTGGTGGTCACAAAGCACAGAACCCTCCAGCGAAAGCCTGCCACCTCCAATGTGCTGACCACCATTAGCAAGAATGCCTGGGCCGCCCTCAGCAGCATCTGGCCCATGATCCACAAGAACAGTTATGGCCCAGATCTGTGCATGCCTGCCATTCGCAGAGCCAGTGCCATCCTGTGCAGCCAGAAGCCTGTGACGGTGAAGAGGAAGGAGGGCCTTCCCACCAAGAGCTCCTGA